A genomic stretch from Cytophagia bacterium CHB2 includes:
- a CDS encoding T9SS C-terminal target domain-containing protein, with protein LVKHDTLQYKPEAAPATGRYNTVSIPFPAPAIRIEDTRAAANRIIWGPQVEAFTSPRLHAAFSHYEVMRAPHPLGPWTIIDSVSAGDPRYFRNGEYDVLDPNSNLGDNVAYAVVTVDQLGGRSGMTNLTTHETQAPPAESLGKVYVVPNPLIVTSGLTGSDPGGEINDRIQFLGLTKRCTIRIFSYTGQLIITREHDRETYGNPWYQLSINNQIIASGVYYFVVEDRDTGARSSGKFVVIH; from the coding sequence TCTGGTGAAGCACGATACGCTGCAATACAAACCCGAAGCAGCGCCGGCAACCGGCCGCTACAACACCGTTTCGATCCCATTTCCGGCGCCTGCCATTCGCATTGAAGACACGCGTGCGGCGGCCAACCGGATCATTTGGGGTCCGCAGGTCGAAGCCTTCACTTCACCGCGCTTGCATGCGGCCTTCAGTCACTACGAGGTGATGCGCGCGCCTCATCCTTTGGGTCCCTGGACGATCATCGATTCCGTGTCGGCGGGAGATCCGCGCTACTTCCGCAACGGCGAATATGATGTGCTCGATCCCAACAGCAATCTCGGGGATAATGTTGCATATGCCGTGGTCACGGTGGATCAACTGGGCGGGAGAAGCGGCATGACGAATTTGACGACACACGAAACGCAGGCGCCTCCGGCTGAATCTCTCGGGAAGGTTTATGTCGTGCCCAATCCGCTGATCGTGACGAGCGGTTTGACGGGTTCGGATCCGGGTGGAGAGATCAACGATCGCATTCAGTTTCTGGGATTGACGAAGCGTTGCACCATCAGAATTTTCTCTTACACCGGGCAGTTGATCATCACGCGCGAGCATGACCGGGAAACGTACGGCAATCCCTGGTATCAACTCAGCATCAACAATCAAATCATCGCTTCTGGGGTGTATTACTTTGTCGTCGAAGACCGCGA